A window of Stenotrophomonas indicatrix genomic DNA:
CGCCGACGAAGTCGAGCAGGCGGATGTTGTTCGAGCGTGGCACCGGCGGCTGTACCGACAGGCTGGGCAGCAGGGTGATGCCCACGTCGGCGGCGACCATCTGTCGCAGCGTTTCCAGGCTGGTGGCGCGGAATTCCGACTTTTCATTGGCGCCGAACAGGCGACAGACTTCCAGCGCCTGGTCACGCAGGCAGTGGCCGTCTTCCAGCAGCAGCAGCTTCTGCGTGGCCAGTTCCTGTACGTCCAGATGCTCGCGCGTGGCCAGCGGGTGGCGGCCGGACACGGCCAGCAGGAACGGTTCCTCGAACAGGAATTCGGCGTGCAGCTGGTCGTCGATCACCGGCAGTGCCAACAGCGCGGCGTCGAGCCTGCCTTCGCGCAGGCGCTCCAGCAGCACATCGCTCTTTTCCTCCACCAGCAGCAGTTCCAGCTCGGGGAAGCGCGTGCGGATGCGCGGAATCACGTGCGGCAACAGGTAGGGGCCCAGGGTGGGGAAGATCCCCAGGCGCACCGTGCCCGCTTCGGGATCGCGGCTGCGTCGCGCCGCTTCCTTCAGCTGCTCCACTTCGGCCACGATCACCCGTGCCCGCGCGGCCGCTTCGTGGCCGGCGGGGGTCAACATCACCTTGCGCGGTGCGCGTTCCACCAGCGGCAGGCCCAGTTCCTCTTCCAGCTTGCGGATCTGGGTCGACAGCGTGGGCTGGCTGACGAAGCAGGAGGCGGCGGCCCGGCCGAAGTGCTTGTGATCGGCCAGGGCCACCAGGTATTTCAGGTCACGCAGGTTCATCCTCAGACCTCTCGGGGTACTGCACCGGCAGGGCGTACCCAGCCGGTTGATGGTGCTCCCGATGGCCTGGGAACGTTGGATCAGGCCGCTTCGGCCACCGCACCGCTGCTCTTGGGAACCGAGGAGCGGATCAGGTGATCGAAAGCGCTCAGTGCGGCGGTCGAACCGGCGCCCATCGCAATGATGATCTGCTTGTAGGGTACCGTCGTGCAATCGCCCGCGGCGAACACACCCGGCAGATTGGTCTGCCCGCGGTCATCGATGACGATCTCGCCACGCGGCGAAAGGGCCACGGTGTCCTTCAGCCATTCGGTGTTCGGCAGCAGGCCGATCTGCACGAAGATGCCTTCCAGTTCGACGCGATGGGAGTCGCCGCCGACACGGTCCTTGTAGACCAGGCCGGTGACGCGGCTGCCGTCGCCCAGCACTTCGGTGGTCTGCGCGCTGGTCAGCACGGTGACATTGGCCAGGCTGCGCAGCTTCTTCTGCAGCACTTCGTCGGCACGCAGGCTGGAATCGAACTCCAGCAGGGTCACATGCGACACGATGCCGGCCAGATCGATGGCCGCTTCAACGCCGGAATTGCCGCCGCCGATCACCGCCACGCGCTTGCCCTTGAACAGCGGGCCGTCGCAGTGCGGGCAGTACGCCACGCCCTTGTTGCGGTACTGGTCTTCGCCGGGCACGTTCATCTGCCGCCAGCGCGCGCCGGTGGACAGGATCACCGAGCGCGACTTCAACACCGCGCCGTTTTCCAGCTGCACCTGCACCAGGCCGTCTTCGCCGGCGGGCACCAGCGCACTGGCGCGCTGCAGGTCCATGATGTCGACTTCATACTCGCGCACATGCTGTTCCAGCGCCGTGGCCAGCTTCGGGCCTTCGGTCTCCTTCACCGAAATGAAGTTCTCGATCGCCATGGTGTCCAGCACCTGGCCACCGAAACGCTCGGCGGCGATGCCGGTACGGATGCCCTTGCGCGCGGCATAGATCGCCGCAGCAGCGCCGGCCGGGCCACCACCGACCACCAGCACGTCGAAGGCGTCCTTGGCGGCGATCTTCTCGGCATCGCGCTTGCTGGCGTTGGTGTCCAGCTTGGCCACGATCTGCTCCAGGGTCATGCGGCCCTGGTCGAACACCGCGCCGTTGAGGTAGACGGTCGGCACCGACATGATCTCGCGCTGCTCGACTTCCTCCTGGAACAGCGCGCCGTCGATGGCCACGTGCTGGATGCGCGGGTTGAGCACCGCGGCCAGGTTCAGTGCCTGCACCACGTCCGGGCAGTTCTGGCAGGACAGCGAGAAATAGGTTTCAAACCGGTAGTCGCCTTCCAGGTTCTGCACCTGCTCGATCAGCTCGGCAGTGGCCTTGGACGGATGCCCACCGACCTGCAGCAGGGCCAGCACCAGCGAAGTGAACTCGTGGCCCATCGGCAGGCCGGCGAAGGTCAGGTGGATGTCCTGGCCCGGCGTGCCCAGGTCGAAGGACGGCACGCGGCCCTGGCCGTCGCGCAGCACCTGCAGCGAGATCTTGTCCGACAGGCTTTCCAGGGTCTGCAGCAGTTCCAGCATCTCCTGCGACTTGGCACCGTCGTCGGCATGCGCGGTGATCTGGATCGGGCGGGTCACGCGCTCCAGATAGGTCTTCAGCTGCGACTGCAGGTTGGCGTCCAACATGGTCTTCTCCTGGCTTCAGGCAAAACGGGGGCGTGGCACCGCTGTAGAAGGTAGCGGACCAGCGAGGGGGTAGGGGTGAACCCAAGAGGGCAGCGCGGACCTGTGGAAGGGGCGATGCGGGCGCGGCCGTCTTGGGTTCACCCCCACGCCGGCGATGTGGCCGGCACGGGGATGGGCGCGCCGCAGCGTGGGGCTGCGGCAGGCCGGTGCTGCTTTAGATCTTGCCGACCAGGTCCAGCGACGGGGTCAGGGTCTTCTCGCCTTCCTTCCACTTGGCCGGGCAGACCTGGTTCGGGTTGGCGGCGGTGAACTGGGCAGCCTTCAGCTTGCGCAGGGTCTCGGAGACGTCACGGGCGATCTCGTTGGAGTGGATCTCCAGGGTCTTGATCACGCCTTCCGGGTTGATGATGAAGGTGCCGCGCAGGGCCAGGCCTTCTTCTTCGATGTGCACGCCGAAGGCGCGGGTCAGCTGGTGGGTCGGGTCGCCGACCAGCGGGAACTGGGCCTTGCCCACGGCCGGCGAGGTTTCGTGCCAGACCTTGTGCGAGAAGTGGGTGTCGGTGGTGACGATGTAGACCTCGGCGCCGGCCTTCTTGAACTCGGCGTAATGGTCAGCGGCGTCTTCGATCTCGGTCGGGCAGTTGAAGGTGAAGGCTGCCGGCATGAAGATCAGGACCGACCACTGGCCCTTCAGGGTGCTGTCGGAGACCTTGATGAACTCGCCATTCAGGTAAGCGTTGGCTTCGAACGGCTGGATCTGGGTGTTGATCAGGGACATCGTTTTTCCTCTGGGTGAAGGGGAGTGGGTGAATCGACAGGACCTAGGTTACTGGTTCCATTTCGATAAGGACAATGCATTGATTGCATCTATTTGATAGATGCAGTCTATTGATGTGCGCTGAGCCGACAATGAATCAGGCCACCTGCATCCTGCAACCCGCTGTATGACAAGGGAAATCGTCAGCGGCTGCGGAAACCGGTCGATAGGTCTCTCATATCCCACCGCAGCGAATCCCGCCCCAGCGAACCTGAACGGTTTCCAGACTCTACAATTGCGGGCCCACCGCCCGCGCCAGTGCCTGCCATGCCCGCCGATTCCGAACCGTCCCTGCGCCAGGTCGTGGCCGACGCCAGCGGCCGCCTGGGGGGCGCCGAGGCCCGTCATGAAGCGGAGCTGCTGCTGCTGCATGTGCTGCAGCGACCGCGCAGCTGGTTGTTCGCGCACGCTACCGATCCACTGCCCGCCGCCGAGCAGGCCGCGTTCCAGGCCTTGCTGGACCGGCGCCTGGCTGGCGAACCGGTGGCCTACCTGACCGGCCGCCGTGGTTTCTGGACCCTCGATCTGGAAGTCGACCCGGCCACCCTGATTCCGCGCCCCGAAACCGAACTGCTGGTGGAGCTGGCGCTGGATCGCCTTCCGCCGGATCGCACGCTGCAGCTGGCCGACCTCGGTACCGGCAGCGGCGCCATCGCCCTGGCCCTGGCCAGCGAGCGGCCGCAAGCGCAGGTGCTGGCCACCGACGCCAGTGTCGCTGCACTGGCGGTGGCGGCCCGCAACGCCGCGCGCCACGAGCTGGGCAACGTGCGTTTTGCCGAAGGTGGTCTCGACTGGTACGCGCCGCTGCACGGTGAACGCTTCGACCTGATCGCCAGCAATCCTCCCTATATCGCCAGCGACGACCCGCACCTGGAGCAGGGCGACCTGCGCTTCGAGCCGGCCACGGCACTGGCCTCGGGCGTTGATGGGCTGGATGACATCCGTCGCATCGTCGCCGGCGGCGGCGACCACCTGCAGCCCGGCGGCTGGCTGCTGATCGAACACGGCTGGGACCAGGGCGATGCCATCCGCGCGCTGTTCGAACAGGCGGGCTACACCGACGTGCAGACCGTGCAGGACCTGGAGCAGCGCGACCGGGTCACCCTGGGCCGGCGACCGGCCTAGAATGGGGGTTCTCCTGCCAAGGGCAGGGCACCACCACGGAGCTGCAAGCATGCGTACGCTGTACCCCGCCATCACCCCTTACGACGTCGGCACCCTGAAGGTCGACGACCGCCACACGCTGTACTTCGAACAGTGCGGCAACCCGGACGGCAAGCCGGTGGTGATGCTGCATGGTGGGCCCGGCGGTGGCTGCAGCGACAAGATGCGCCAGTTCCACGACCCGGCCAAGTACCGCATCATCCTGTTCGACCAGCGCGGTGCCGGTCGTTCCACCCCGCACGCCGATCTGGTGGACAACACCACCTGGGACCTGGTGGCCGACATCGAGAAGCTGCGCGAGCACCTCAAGGTCGATCGCTGGCAGGTGTTCGGTGGCAGCTGGGGCTCGACCCTGGCGTTGGCCTATGCGCAGACCCATCCGCAGCGCGTGACCGAACTGGTGCTGCGCGGCATCTTCATGCTGCGCCGCTGGGAGCTGGAATGGTTCTACCAGGAAGGCGCCAACCGCCTGTTCCCGGACGCGTGGGAGCATTACCTCAAGCCGATTCCGGCAGTAGAACGCCACGACCTGATTTCCGCCTTCCATCGCCGCCTGACCAGCGAAGACGAGGCAACGCGCCTGGACGCGGCCAAAGCCTGGGCGGTGTGGGAAGGCGCGACCAGCTTCCTGCACGTGGATGACGACTTCATCAACAGCCATGAAGACCCGCACTTCGCGCTGGCATTTGCCCGCATCGAGAACCACTACTTCGTCAACGGCGGTTTCTTCGAGGTGGAAGACCAGCTGCTGCGCGACGCGCACCGCATCGCCGATATCCCGGGCGTGATCGTGCACGGCCGCTACGACGTGGTCTGCCCGCTGGCCAATGCCTGGGACCTGACCAAGGTGTGGCCGAAGGCGAAGCTGGAGATCACCCCGGCCTCGGGGCATTCGGCGTTCGAAGCAGAGAACGTCGACGCGCTGGTGCGTGCCACCGATAGTTTCGCCTGATCGGGAGGTGGTAGTGCCGGCCGCTGGCCGGCAACGCCTTACCGGTAGCGCCGGGCCATGCCCGGCGGCTTTTGCGTTGAAACGTTCATCCACGCATGGCGTGGATCTACCACGGCCCAGTAGAGCCAGGCCATGCCTGGCTGCTTTTGTATTGAAACGCTCATCCACGCATGGCGTGGATCTACTACGGCCCAGTAGAGCGAGGCCATGCCTGGCTGCTTTTGCGTTGAAACGTTCATCCACGCATGGCGTGGATCTACTACGGCCCAGTAGAGCGAGGCCATGCCTGGCTGCTTTTGCGTTGAAACGTTCATCCACGCATGGCGTGGATCTACTACGGCCCAGTAGAGCCAGGCCATGCCCGGCGGCTTTTGCGTTGAAACGCTCATCCACGCATGGCGTGGATCTACCACTGCCCAGTAGAGCCAGGCCATGCCTGGCTGCTTTTGCGTTGAAACGCTCATCCACGCATGGCGTGGATCTACCACTGCCCAGTAGAGCCAGGCCATGCCTGGCTGCTTTTGCGTTGAAACGCTCATCCACGCGCGGCGTGGATCTACCAATCCCCGGCCAACAACGCTTCGGCCAGCACCTGAAGTTTCGGTGAGTGCTGGCGCGAGGGCGGGTAGATCAACGACAGCGCGCGGCTGCGGCCTTCAAACGGCTGCAGCACGCGCTGCAGGCGGCCATCGGCCAACGCGTCGGCCACCGCGAAATCCATCACCTGCACGATGCCGATGCCCGCAATCGCTGCCTCCACCAGCGGGTCGCCGCAGTCGAACACCATCCGCGTCGGCGGCGTGACCTCGCGCAGCTGCCCGTCCTGCAGGAACTGCCAGTCCACCAGCCGGCCGCTGCGCAGGTTGCGCACCGCCAGGCAGGCATGGTTCTGCAATGCCGCCACATTGGCCGGCTCACCCTGCGCGGCCAGGTAGGCCGGGCTGGCCACGGTCACCCAGCGCAGTGGCTTCAACGGGCGCGCCACCATGCGCTGGTCGGCGATGGTGCCGGTGCGCAGGGCGGCGTCGAAGCCTTCCTCCACCAGATCCACCAGACGGTCGCTGAGCACCGCCTCGACCTGAAGCTGCGGATGCTGCTGCAGCAACGGTCCCAGCAACGGCACCAGCACCTTGCGCCCGAACATCGACGGAGCGCTGATCTTCAGCACACCCGAGGGCATGCAGGGGCGGTCGGCCAGCAGCCGCTCGGCGTCTTCCATCCCGCACAGCAACGGTCCCACCTGCTCGACGAACTGCTGACCATCCGGGGTCAGCGCGACATTGCGCGTATTCCGCTGCAGCAGCTTTACCCCCAGCGAGGCTTCCAGCCGGCCGATCGCGCGTGACAGCCCGGACTGGCTCAAGCCGAGCTGGCCGGCGGCGACGGTGAAGCTGCGCGCCTCAGCCACCTGCACCAGCATGCGCACCGCGTTGAGGTCCATCGAGGATCCATTCATGCGGAAAATCATGACAGAAATCGCGCTGAGGGGGTTTATTGATTCAGCTGCATCAATGAGACTGCCGTCCCCCCTCCGAACCGGGCGCCGCATGCCTCCCCTGAAATACCCGCGCTGGGCGCTGACCCTGCTGGCCACCGCGCAGCTGATCATCGCTCTGGACGCCACCATCATCTTCGTCGCTCTGCACGACATGGGCCGCGCGCTGCAGATCAATGCGCAGCAGCTGCAGTGGGTGGTCAGCGCCTATACGGTGGCCTTTGGCGGCAGCCTGCTGCTGGGCGGGCGTGCGGCCGATCTGCTGGGCCGCCGCCGCTTCTACCGGCTGGGCATGCTGCTGTTCGCGCTGGCCTCGCTGCTGGGTGCGCTGGCGCCCAATGCCACGCTGCTGATCGTGGCACGTGCGGCGCAGGGCATCGGTGCGGCGCTGCTGTTTCCGGCCACCCTGGCCCTGATCAATACGCTGTATGCAGAAGGCCCGGTGCGCAACCGCGCGTTGGCAATCTGGAGCATGGCCAGTGCGGCGGGCCTCGCGCTGGGGACGCTGCTGGGCGGCGTGCTGACCCAGGCGTTCGGCTGGCCGGCGGTGCTGGCGGTGATCGTGCCGTTGGCCACGGCCTGTGCGGTCGCCGCGGGCGCGTGGCTGCCGGCCGATGGCCCGCGCGTGCGCGGCCGTTCCTTCGATCTGGCCGGTTGCCTCGCCGTCACCGCCGGCGGCAGCCTGCTGGTCACCACCCTGGTGCAGGGGCCGGAATGGGGCTGGACCGCGCCGGCCACGCTCATCTGCCTGTTGCTGTCAGCCGTGCTGCTGACGGTGTTCGTGCAGATCGAAAAGCGCAGCCGCGACCCGCTGATGCAGTTCGCGCTGCTGCGCCTGCCCGGCCTGCGTGCAGCACTCGGCCTGACCTTCGCGTTCATGAGCAGCTATGGCGTGCAGTACTACTTCCTGGCGCTGTACTTCCAGGATGGCTATGGCTGGAGCCCGCTGCAGGCCGGCATGGCCTTCCTGCTGCCGACGCTGGTGTGCACCTTCGGCATCCGCATTGCCGAGCGCATGCTGCAGCGCCGTTCGCCACGGCAGGTGCTGGCTTGGGGCTTCGCTGCCGGTGCCATCGGCATCACCGCGGTGGCGCTGGCGATGCCGCACGGCGCCAGCTACTGGCCGCTGCTGCCGGGCATCGTGGTGCTCAGCGTGGGCCAGGGCATGAGCTGGACGGCGATGTGGATCGTGGCCGGGCAGGGCGTGCCGGGGCCGCAGCAGGGTGTGGCGTCCGGCATGGCCGCTACCGCACAGCAGATCGGCGGCGCGTTGGGTCTGGCAGTACTGGTGATGGTGGCCAACGCCGCACGCGGCACGCAGGCGGCAACCAGTCCTGATGCCCTGCAGGGCATGGTCAATGCACAGTACGGCGCCGCGCTGTTCGCCGCGCTCGGCGTGCTCATCGCGCTGGGCCTGCGTCCGGCACGGGTAGACTGCAGCTCTCCCGACGCCCTGCCCAACGACGCATGATTGCACTGCTTGATCTTCGCCAGACGCTGGACGCGTTTGCCGCCTGCAATGACGACCACGACGTATGGGCGTCGTTCGGCTGGGTGCATGCCAGCGAGGGCGATCTGCTGGCGGCGCGTTTCTGGTTGCCGGCAGATGAAGACGCCGCGTTCGATGATGACGGTGAGGTGCCCGAGGCCGTGCAGGCGCTGGGCCTGTCGGCCTGCCTGGAACCGGCCACGTTCGCTGACGTACTGGATGTGCAGAAGCGCCAGCGTCCGCTCTCATCCCTGCAGGATTACGCCGAAGCGCTGGCGTACTACGCCGAGTACGACGCCTTCCTGCAGGTGGACGGTGTCGATGAAGCGCTGGGCGAGGCGGGTGCCGCCGAGCAGGACGCTGCGCGCGCAGCCGGTGTCGGGCCGGGCATCTTCGCCGCGTTCGAGTTGACGCTGGCGGCGTGTGCGGGCGAACAGATCAAGGGAGCGGCACAGCGCGTGGCGCAGCTGCTCGACATTCCGGTGGGCGAAGCGCTGGCACGCTGTCGCGCGCTGCCGGTGTTGCTGGGTGAAGCACTGGATCGGCGTCGCGCGCAGGCGATCAAGGACGATGTTGAAGCGATCGGCGTCCGCGTGCAGGTGCGCGGATTCAAACCGTTCCCGTGGATGGATGTTCCCGTGCTGCGTTGACGAAAATCATCCACGCATGGCGTGGATCTACTGGGAACCGGCCTCGTTCTTTCTTTTCGCCGAATGCGGATGTCCGGCAGCGCTGCAGTAGATCCACGCCATGCGTAGATGCGGTCATCCGAACGCCAACAACTGCGGCTGCAACGCGCTGAAAATACGCGCCAACCGCTCCGCCCATGCCTGCTGCCCGGCGGCATCGGCGATCAGGTCCTGGCGGATTTCCAGTTCCACATGCACCAGGCCGCGACCTTCGCCATGCACCGGCACCGCGTAGTCGCTGCTGCTGTTGACCGAATACGGTTCGTTGTCGCCCACCACCAGGTCGCCTTCATCGCGCAGTGCCTGCAGCAACGCGTGGGCAAAGCGTGTGTCCTGGTGGTACAGCACGCCGGCGTGCCAGGGGCGCTGCATGCCGTTCATCACCGGGGTGAAGCTGTGCATCATCACCAGCAGC
This region includes:
- the ahpF gene encoding alkyl hydroperoxide reductase subunit F; the encoded protein is MLDANLQSQLKTYLERVTRPIQITAHADDGAKSQEMLELLQTLESLSDKISLQVLRDGQGRVPSFDLGTPGQDIHLTFAGLPMGHEFTSLVLALLQVGGHPSKATAELIEQVQNLEGDYRFETYFSLSCQNCPDVVQALNLAAVLNPRIQHVAIDGALFQEEVEQREIMSVPTVYLNGAVFDQGRMTLEQIVAKLDTNASKRDAEKIAAKDAFDVLVVGGGPAGAAAAIYAARKGIRTGIAAERFGGQVLDTMAIENFISVKETEGPKLATALEQHVREYEVDIMDLQRASALVPAGEDGLVQVQLENGAVLKSRSVILSTGARWRQMNVPGEDQYRNKGVAYCPHCDGPLFKGKRVAVIGGGNSGVEAAIDLAGIVSHVTLLEFDSSLRADEVLQKKLRSLANVTVLTSAQTTEVLGDGSRVTGLVYKDRVGGDSHRVELEGIFVQIGLLPNTEWLKDTVALSPRGEIVIDDRGQTNLPGVFAAGDCTTVPYKQIIIAMGAGSTAALSAFDHLIRSSVPKSSGAVAEAA
- the ahpC gene encoding alkyl hydroperoxide reductase subunit C encodes the protein MSLINTQIQPFEANAYLNGEFIKVSDSTLKGQWSVLIFMPAAFTFNCPTEIEDAADHYAEFKKAGAEVYIVTTDTHFSHKVWHETSPAVGKAQFPLVGDPTHQLTRAFGVHIEEEGLALRGTFIINPEGVIKTLEIHSNEIARDVSETLRKLKAAQFTAANPNQVCPAKWKEGEKTLTPSLDLVGKI
- the prmC gene encoding peptide chain release factor N(5)-glutamine methyltransferase, encoding MPADSEPSLRQVVADASGRLGGAEARHEAELLLLHVLQRPRSWLFAHATDPLPAAEQAAFQALLDRRLAGEPVAYLTGRRGFWTLDLEVDPATLIPRPETELLVELALDRLPPDRTLQLADLGTGSGAIALALASERPQAQVLATDASVAALAVAARNAARHELGNVRFAEGGLDWYAPLHGERFDLIASNPPYIASDDPHLEQGDLRFEPATALASGVDGLDDIRRIVAGGGDHLQPGGWLLIEHGWDQGDAIRALFEQAGYTDVQTVQDLEQRDRVTLGRRPA
- a CDS encoding MFS transporter; the encoded protein is MPPLKYPRWALTLLATAQLIIALDATIIFVALHDMGRALQINAQQLQWVVSAYTVAFGGSLLLGGRAADLLGRRRFYRLGMLLFALASLLGALAPNATLLIVARAAQGIGAALLFPATLALINTLYAEGPVRNRALAIWSMASAAGLALGTLLGGVLTQAFGWPAVLAVIVPLATACAVAAGAWLPADGPRVRGRSFDLAGCLAVTAGGSLLVTTLVQGPEWGWTAPATLICLLLSAVLLTVFVQIEKRSRDPLMQFALLRLPGLRAALGLTFAFMSSYGVQYYFLALYFQDGYGWSPLQAGMAFLLPTLVCTFGIRIAERMLQRRSPRQVLAWGFAAGAIGITAVALAMPHGASYWPLLPGIVVLSVGQGMSWTAMWIVAGQGVPGPQQGVASGMAATAQQIGGALGLAVLVMVANAARGTQAATSPDALQGMVNAQYGAALFAALGVLIALGLRPARVDCSSPDALPNDA
- a CDS encoding DUF7716 domain-containing protein; the encoded protein is MIALLDLRQTLDAFAACNDDHDVWASFGWVHASEGDLLAARFWLPADEDAAFDDDGEVPEAVQALGLSACLEPATFADVLDVQKRQRPLSSLQDYAEALAYYAEYDAFLQVDGVDEALGEAGAAEQDAARAAGVGPGIFAAFELTLAACAGEQIKGAAQRVAQLLDIPVGEALARCRALPVLLGEALDRRRAQAIKDDVEAIGVRVQVRGFKPFPWMDVPVLR
- a CDS encoding LysR family transcriptional regulator, which produces MDLNAVRMLVQVAEARSFTVAAGQLGLSQSGLSRAIGRLEASLGVKLLQRNTRNVALTPDGQQFVEQVGPLLCGMEDAERLLADRPCMPSGVLKISAPSMFGRKVLVPLLGPLLQQHPQLQVEAVLSDRLVDLVEEGFDAALRTGTIADQRMVARPLKPLRWVTVASPAYLAAQGEPANVAALQNHACLAVRNLRSGRLVDWQFLQDGQLREVTPPTRMVFDCGDPLVEAAIAGIGIVQVMDFAVADALADGRLQRVLQPFEGRSRALSLIYPPSRQHSPKLQVLAEALLAGDW
- the pip gene encoding prolyl aminopeptidase; this encodes MRTLYPAITPYDVGTLKVDDRHTLYFEQCGNPDGKPVVMLHGGPGGGCSDKMRQFHDPAKYRIILFDQRGAGRSTPHADLVDNTTWDLVADIEKLREHLKVDRWQVFGGSWGSTLALAYAQTHPQRVTELVLRGIFMLRRWELEWFYQEGANRLFPDAWEHYLKPIPAVERHDLISAFHRRLTSEDEATRLDAAKAWAVWEGATSFLHVDDDFINSHEDPHFALAFARIENHYFVNGGFFEVEDQLLRDAHRIADIPGVIVHGRYDVVCPLANAWDLTKVWPKAKLEITPASGHSAFEAENVDALVRATDSFA
- a CDS encoding LysR substrate-binding domain-containing protein; this translates as MNLRDLKYLVALADHKHFGRAAASCFVSQPTLSTQIRKLEEELGLPLVERAPRKVMLTPAGHEAAARARVIVAEVEQLKEAARRSRDPEAGTVRLGIFPTLGPYLLPHVIPRIRTRFPELELLLVEEKSDVLLERLREGRLDAALLALPVIDDQLHAEFLFEEPFLLAVSGRHPLATREHLDVQELATQKLLLLEDGHCLRDQALEVCRLFGANEKSEFRATSLETLRQMVAADVGITLLPSLSVQPPVPRSNNIRLLDFVGEGRPSRRIAMIWRRSSAMNEFLMELAEQFKRLPDALFTLEALAPPSGDAATPPTPVLNG